In Lycorma delicatula isolate Av1 chromosome 10, ASM4794821v1, whole genome shotgun sequence, a genomic segment contains:
- the LOC142331064 gene encoding uncharacterized protein LOC142331064 produces the protein MNSNHLVYYSVKGTKSCKARNVNEDSNKKVKTTKSFKASRGSDFVKCYHSDSVGFSDVIGSFSTETKELLKTHSKNQCKTVNSGSVNKIPLKREQVKSSPCFESVDFDYDRALIKAALPGKSQKILVKHKSTAKNTDDDIDFIPVKLVASDYNFLHKTDDKIKMSSARNNYLQTKSPDRKVNSWGRILKEQNVGKDQKKHTATVLPQSTTNKQQRTGFSGRNQTQVQKKDRNFSYEHPVQQTKNIKMKSPRESPREIPVVKKKSSHHSIRIVTPQDELDYSDSGTSITGESIMLVDRSVQCSSTHIEIGEVNNWHQNINDVNQAGDSGLAFLNPVRTLNFLVRELRGKFPEGSEDENMARIIRDMENTVTRLTNTSPQQVKDSWNTIICEEDLKCVLELLQNAPKKDNEISEAEKNTNELQHKLEEACNKLENMCKQLERATCTKIKEEKQSLLNELSDKNEELETLRNKERVQEKQIIDLKRKCEDQSKELTTLKEAHSKTVALNKILTQQLHDTEKKYKQVVTEMQFLILEKEKNIVLMKCKDQDLEDMRKSLEEIKTLVMQHLASINLEPTETSLIEDKESKLDFDNITNMSSPSTAILQKKKERLKKNDLPKCSSPAESLSPAPEEDESWRKISNVPATSPSIHHLALLSQHQQQQQEKKEKLQSKTVCVKESLKCLFDDMKKKTKLGKNLSIQNLINLDDAVGISNWSDCDISDDEVPSMAGFTLSDTDTNVSKN, from the exons atgaacaGTAATCATTTAGTTTATTATTCAGTTAAGGGTACAAAAAGTTGTAAAGCAAGAAATGTTAATGAAGATTcgaacaaaaaagttaaaactacGAAAAGTTTCAAAGCTTCCAGAGGttctgattttgttaaatgttatcaTTCTGATAGTGTTGGTTTTAGTGATGTAATAGGATCTTTTTCCACTGAGACAAAAGAATTACTTAAAACTCATTCGAAAAACCAATGTAAAACTGTTAATTCAGGATCTGTTAATAAAATTCCTCTAAAAAGGGAACAGGTTAAAAGCAGTCCTTGTTTTGAAAGTGTTGATTTTGATTATGATAGAGCTTTAATAAAAGCAGCTTTGCCTGGGAAAAGTCAAAAGATTCTAGTAAAACACAAATCTACGGCTAAAAATACAGACGACGATATTGATTTTATTCCAGTAAAACTTGTTGcatctgattataattttttacacaagactgatgataaaataaaaatgagttctgcacgtaataattatttacaaacaaaatctcCTGACAGAAAAGTAAACTCTTGGGGAAGAATACTGAAAGAACAGAATGTTGGTAAAGACCAAAAGAAACATACTGCCACAGTTCTTCCACAAAGCACTACTAATAAACAACAAAGAACTGGGTTTAGTGGAAGAAACCAAACACAAGTCCAAAAGAAAGATAGAAATTTTAGTTATGAGCATCCTGTTCAacaaacaaagaatataaaaatgaaatcaccGCGTGAAAGTCCCCGTGAAATTCCTGTAGTCAAGAAGAAATCTTCACATCATTCAATACGAATTGTAACTCCACAAGATGAATTAGATTATTCAGATTCTGGTACTAGTATTACAGGAGAATCTATTATGTTGGTAGATCGTAGTGTCCAATGTTCCAGCACTCATATAGAGATAGGAGAAGTTAACAACTGGCATCAGAACATTAATGATGTTAATCAAGCTGGGGATAGCGGCTTAGCATTCTTAAATCCAGTGAGAACTTTGAACTTCCTTGTTAGAGAACTTCGTGGAAAATTTCCAGAAGGAT CAGAAGATGAAAATATGGCACGCATAATTCGAGATATGGAAAATACAGTTACCCGTTTAACAAATACTTCACCACAACAAGTGAAAGATAGTTGGAATACTATTATTTGTGAAGAggatttaaaatgtgttttagaaTTATTACAAAATGCACCAAAGAAAGACAATGAA atttcaGAAGCGGAGAAAAATACTAatgaattacaacataaattagaAGAAGCctgtaataaattagaaaatatgtgtAAACAGCTGGAGAGAGCtacttgtacaaaaataaaagaagaaaagcaaagtttattgaa tgAATTAAGTGATAAGAATGAAGAATTAGAAACTTTAAGAAATAAGGAAAGGGTacaggaaaaacaaataatagatttaaaaaggaAATGTGAAGATCAGTCAAAG gagttAACAACGCTTAAAGAAGCACATTCAAAAACTGTTGCGTTGAACAAAATCTTAACCCAACAGTTACAtgacactgaaaaaaaatataaacaagtagTAACAGAAATGCAGTTTCTTATACTTGAAAAGGAAAAGAACATTGTTCTTATGAAATGTAAAGATCAAGATCTGGAAGATATGCGGAAAAGTTTAGA ggaAATAAAAACTCTTGTCATGCAACATTTGGCATCAATTAATTTAGAACCGACCGAGACAAGTTTAATTGAAGATAAAGAGAGTAAATTGGATTTTGATAATATTACTAACATGTCATCACCTTCTACCGCTatactacaaaagaaaaaagaaagattaaaaaaaaatgatttaccgAAATGTTCATCACCGGCTGAATCGCTATCACCGGCTCCAGAAGAAGATGAGTCATGGCGTAAAATCAGCAATGTACCGGCAACTAGTCCATCAATACATCACCTGGCACTACTTTCACAgcatcaacaacaacaacaagaaaaaaaagaaaaactgcaatCCAAAACAGTCTGTGTTAAAGagagtttaaaatgtttatttgatgatatgaaaaaaaagacaaaattaggtaaaaatttaTCGATTCAAAACTTAATAAATCTGGATGATGCAGTCGGCATAAGTAATTGGAGTGACTGTGACATTTCTGATGATGAAGTCCCATCTATGGCTGGATTTACGCTTTCAGATACTGACACAAATGTTAGTAAAAACTAG